A window of Primulina tabacum isolate GXHZ01 chromosome 4, ASM2559414v2, whole genome shotgun sequence contains these coding sequences:
- the LOC142542784 gene encoding uncharacterized protein LOC142542784, which translates to MILRSYATDAQNKCTELASTVAAATSPPQISVACSAVESFLGKHSPDQQRWFFSITFPTLICRLFGFDDSSPPSAPRRLFTNGWIDITALENDSELTGKLLNLLSPNGVLLSAIYEVDRLSLVKYYFPVERLPEWVRYMLQNERDYLGLANLCPLFATRVVEDSLKINSYQVQLNVFEYFLFWFAYSPVCRGNSESSEAVKVQRPRKFRFENWSNSIPGLSSAKRGTEKKTECNLYVQLLYIYLNSFVPVGDLNVNQPYYRSILRYSTGYDNSAIERAEFVVYTFIHFWLVDNDFSPLPVGLCKSFGITFPFNSVLGETPPTAGLADVLNVFVKYLNINSIPASKQSDQIDYVGSPGRRVSGLVDVVKSSDAAPSLHSNGSWNLLIQRPLYRFILRTFLFCPMGTSIKNASQVFSLWVNHMEPWSISFEGFPDLDELSGISHKTAKSVARVTSHEYSSSWQGYVLTNYLFYSSLVMHFIGFAHKFLHTDTEAVVQMVAKVINILTSSNELMDLLKNVDTVYRSKVTESSKSMLNMLNRFVPTIRQQLQDWEYGLCESNTDGSFLHENWNKDLQLFANDEDGGNHLLQLFLLRAEAELQSLSGNNVVQNLQNLNSLKAQVNQLFGGPITKPSSGALEFRHCHQSYHEIFKPRGSGNLMGDEIRYKGDSMKRPISDDEIAWFAKLLINLSSWMNECFGLNQVHCTQGGHGWSYVEVPSGLRNVCGPKETVKVVSFSLLSWIMWLGESGVQFMRNHRLRINLRVLASKKVVGMVLIFAVFNLIKKAVAL; encoded by the exons ATGATTCTTCGTTCTTACGCCACCGACGCGCAGAACAAGTGTACGGAGTTGGCCTCCACCGTAGCTGCCGCGACGTCTCCGCCTCAGATTTCCGTCGCTTGCTCTGCCGTGGAGTCTTTTCTCGGGAAGCACAGCCCCGACCAACAGAGATGGTTTTTCTCCATCACTTTCCCGACCCTAATTTGCAGACTCTTTGGTTTTGATGATTCCTCGCCTCCTTCAGCTCCGAGGCGTCTCTTTACCAATGGGTGGATCGATATTACTGCGTTGGAAAATGATTCGGAGCTTACAG GTAAACTCTTGAACCTTCTATCACCAAATGGAGTGCTGTTGTCGGCAATCTATGAAGTGGACCGTTTGTCTCTTGTTAAGTATTATTTTCCAGTTGAACGTCTGCCAGAATGGGTTAGgtacatgcttcagaatgaacGAGATTATTTAGGTTTGGCTAACTTATGCCCATTGTTCGCGACTAGGGTCGTGGAAGATTCTCTTAAGATCAATTCATATCAGGTGCAATTAAATGTTTTTGAATACTTCTTGTTTTGGTTTGCTTATTCTCCTGTTTGTAGAGGAAATAGTGAGAGTTCAGAGGCTGTGAAGGTTCAGAGACCTAGGAAATTTAGGTTTGAGAACTGGTCTAATTCAATCCCTGGTCTTTCAAGTGCTAAACGTGGAACAGAAAAGAAGACCGAGTGTAATTTGTATGTACAGCTACTATACATCTATCTTAATTCATTTGTTCCGGTTGGAGATCTGAATGTGAATCAACCATATTATCGGTCCATACTTCGATATTCTACTGGTTATGATAATTCGGCAATCGAGCGGGCAGAATTTGTTGTTTATACATTCATCCATTTTTGGTTGGTTGATAACGACTTTTCACCCCTGCCTGTGGGTTTGTGCAAGTCATTTGGAATAACTTTTCCTTTTAACTCAGTTCTGGGTGAAACTCCACCTACTGCAGGACTTGCTGATGTGTTGAATGTTTTTGTCAAGTATTTGAATATAAATTCGATCCCAGCATCAAAACAGTCCGATCAGATTGATTATGTTGGCAGTCCTGGACGGAGGGTATCGGGTTTGGTTGATGTTGTCAAATCAAGTGATGCTGCACCTAGTTTACATTCCAATGGATCTTGGAACTTACTGATTCAGAGGCCGTTATACAGATTTATTTTGAGAACATTTCTATTTTGTCCGATGGGAACATCTATAAAGAATGCATCACAAGTATTTTCGCTTTGGGTTAATCACATGGAACCTTGGTCCATTAGTTTTGAAGGGTTTCCTGATCTTGATGAACTTTCCGGAATCTCACATAAAACAGCCAAAAGTGTCGCAAGAGTGACATCTCATGAATACTCATCTTCCTGGCAGGGATATGTATTGACCAACTACCTGTTTTACAGCTCCTTGGTCATGCATTTTATTGGATTTGCACACAAGTTCCTTCACACAGATACAGAAGCAGTAGTTCAGATGGTCGCAAAG GTTATTAACATATTAACCTCGTCTAATGAGCTGATGGATCTCCTAAAAAACGTAGATACCGTTTACCGTTCAAAAGTTACAGAATCATCTAAATCGATGCTTAATATGTTAAACAGATTTGTTCCCACAATTCGCCAGCAGTTGCAG GATTGGGAGTATGGCCTATGCGAGAGCAATACAGATGGATCCTTTTTACATGAGAATTGGAACAAAGATCTACAACTGTTTGCTAATGATGAAGACGGTGGAAATCATTTGCTTCAG CTCTTTCTGTTGCGTGCGGAGGCTGAGCTGCAATCACTTTCTGGAAACAATGTCGTTCAGAATCTACAGAATCTCAACTCATTGAAAGCCCAAGTAAACCAGTTATTTGGAGGCCCAATTACAAAGCCATCATCTGGAGCATTGGAGTTCAGACATTGTCATCAGTCATACCATGAAATCTTTAAGCCGAGAGGTTCTGGTAACCTAATGGGGGATGAGATTAGATACAAGGGTGACTCAATGAAACGGCCCATCTCTGATGATGAGATTGCATGGTTTGCAAAGTTACTTATCAATTTATCGAGTTGGATGAACGAGTGTTTTGGGCTAAACCAGGTTCACTGCACTCAAGGAGGTCACGGTTGGTCGTACGTGGAGGTGCCAAGTGGCCTAAGAAACGTGTGTGGACCTAAGGAAACAGTGAAAGTGGTATCATTTTCTCTTCTTTCTTGGATTATGTGGTTGGGGGAATCTGGGGTGCAATTCATGAGGAACCATCGTTTAAGGATAAATCTCCGGGTGCTAGCTTCGAAAAAGGTTGTGGGGATGGTGCTTATTTTTGCTGTATTTAATCTTATAAAGAAAGCGGTTGCTTTgtag
- the LOC142542785 gene encoding uncharacterized protein LOC142542785 produces the protein MADRVINYGIIGVGMMGREHLINLYHLKPEGVAVVAIADPHLPSQQEALSLGRSFNWPLQVFPSHKELLDSGLCDVLVVSTPNMTHCEILMDIIEYSKPHHVLVEKPLCTTVADCRKVLDAAKSRPGVIIQVGLEYRYMPPVAKLIDIVRSGILGQVKMVAIREHRFPFLVKVNNWNRFNCNSGGTLVEKCCHFFDLMRLFAGSNPVRVMASGSIDVNHKDEIYDGKVPDIIDNAYVIVEFENGSRGMLDLCMFAEGSKNEQEISVVGDIGKGEAFVPESIVRWGSRVEGRDGVKVLKAEDERIKYNGLHHGSSYLEHLQFLSAVRAKGEQPLDVDLHDGLVSVAIGVAAQLSIEKGQFVTIDEVME, from the exons ATGGCTGACAGAGTGATAAATTATGGTATAATCGGCGTTGGAATGATGGGGAGAGAGCATCTCATTAATCTTTATCATCTCAAGCCTGAAGGGGTTGCTGTGGTTGCCATAGCTGATCCTCATTTGCCTTCTCAGCAAGAAGCCCTGAGTCTTGGACGATCATTTAACTGGCCTCTTCAG GTTTTTCCGAGCCACAAGGAGCTTCTGGATAGTGGGTTGTGTGATGTATTGGTTGTTTCAACTCCGAACATGACTCACTGTGAAATCTTGATGGATATCATCGAATACTCGAAACCCCATCATGTGTTGGTCGAGAAGCCTCTCTGCACAACTGTTGCCGACTGCAGGAAG GTCTTGGATGCTGCTAAGAGTAGACCAGGTGTGATAATACAAGTTGGCCTAGAATACAGATACATGCCACCAGTTGCTAAACTGATAGACATAGTACGAAGTGGAATTCTGGGACAAGTCAAGATGGTGGCTATCCGGGAACATCGATTTCCATTTCTAGTTAAG GTCAACAATTGGAATCGATTCAACTGTAACTCTGGTGGTACCCTGGTGGAGAAATGCTGCCACTTCTTTGATCTCATGAGGCTCTTTGCTGGTTCTAATCCTGTTCGAGTCATGGCTTCTGGATCCATTGACGTAAATCATAAAGATGAAATTTATGATGGCAag GTGCCTGATATAATTGATAACGCATATGTCATTGTTGAATTCGAGAACGGTTCCCGGGGCATGCTCGATCTTTGTATGTTTGCTGAAGGCAGCAAAAATGAACAAGAGATATCTGTTGTTGGTGACATCGGGAAA GGTGAGGCATTTGTTCCTGAGAGCATTGTTCGTTGGGGCAGTCGAGTTGAAGGGAGGGACGGTGTTAAGGTATTAAAAGCCGAGGATGAACGTATAAA ATACAATGGGCTGCATCATGGCTCTAGCTATCTGGAACATCTGCAGTTTTTATCAGCAGTGAGAGCAAAAGGGGAGCAGCCTCTTGATGTAGATTTGCATGATGGATTGGTTTCTGTAGCCATAGGAGTTGCGGCACAATTGTCAATTGAGAAAGGGCAATTTGTCACGATTGATGAAGTCATGGAATAA
- the LOC142541484 gene encoding protein TORNADO 2-like, translating into MALSNNVIGAINFIAMLLSIPIIGAGIWLATEPDNSCVKILQWPVIVLGILVLVVALAGFVGGFWRVPWLLIVYLVAMIILIILLACLVVFIYMVTLKGSGHLVPSRAYLEYSLDDYSGWLQRRVRSSFKWERIRSCLSSSSMCAELNQSYRMAQDFFDAHITPLQSGCCKPPTECGYTFVNPTYWISPISIAADMDCLQWSNDQTQLCYSCNSCKAGLLANLKKEWRRADIILLITFVGLVSVYLMGCFAFRNAKTEELFRKYKQGNSYN; encoded by the exons ATGGCATTAAGTAATAATGTGATTGGAGCCATAAACTTCATTGCAATGCTTCTTTCAATACCTATCATCGGAGCAGGAATTTGGCTGGCAACTGAACCAGACAACTCTTGTGTAAAGATTCTACAATGGCCGGTCATCGTCCTCGGAATTCTCGTCCTAGTCGTTGCACTCGCTGGTTTTGTAGGAGGGTTTTGGAGAGTTCCATGGCTGCTAATAGTCTACTTGGTAGCCATGATTATCCTCATAATATTACTTGCATGCTTAGTTGTTTTCATTTACATGGTAACATTAAAAGGGTCGGGCCATCTTGTCCCGAGTCGAGCTTACTTAGAATACAGCCTCGACGACTATTCGGGTTGGCTCCAACGAAGGGTTAGAAGTTCTTTCAAATGGGAAAGGATCAGAAGTTGTCTCAGCTCATCCAGCATGTGTGCCGAGTTGAACCAGAGTTACAGAATGGCTCAAGATTTCTTCGATGCACATATAACTCCTTTGCAG TCTGGATGCTGCAAACCACCTACGGAATGCGGATACACATTCGTGAATCCCACATATTGGATCAGTCCCATAAGTATAGCAGCAGATATGGACTGCTTGCAGTGGAGCAATGATCAAACCCAACTTTGTTATTCCTGCAATTCATGCAAAGCTGGATTGTTGGCCAATCTCAAGAAAGAATGGAGAAGAGCAGATATCATACTGCTCATAACTTTTGTGGGATTGGTTTCGGTTTATCTGATGGGATGTTTTGCGTTTAGGAATGCCAAAACTGAAGAGCTTTTTAGGAAATACAAGCAAGGGAATTCATATAATTAA